The genomic interval cacactgctatatacagaatcagactcatacacacactgctatatacagaatcagactcatacacacactgctatatacagaatcagactcatacccacactgctatatacagaatcagactcatagacacactgctatatacagaatcagactcatacacacactgctatatacagaatcagactcatacacacactgctatatacagaatcagactcatacccacactgctatatacagaatgagactcatacacacactgctatatacagaatcagactcatacacacactgctatatacagaatcagactcatacacacactgctatatacagaatcagactcatacacacactgctatatacagaatcagactcatacacacacactatctgttTATGTAGAGAGCAGGATAAAGCATTGAAATGAATCACGTTGCACATTATAACCGTGTTTTTATGCTATAGGACAGGTTTCTACATCTCGCCTTACCTCGTCCAATGAGAACACAGCCGTGCCTCATTAGCATAATATATGCAGCATGTCACTGCCCGACCAGTATAAAGGGCGGGCTTGGAGTGGCTCcagcgctgaccctgtgaaaccaactcaactgtggcaagtaacacagatcaagaagcttcctaaagtgtgcgacaatacactcaacaagagaacttggagtaatgaggctcaagcctcggtatccaatatcaccactgacagatttaatctgtcagtcagaacagaacggtcagcTCCAGCTTGTTCTGAAAGCCTGCGCAGTTTGTGTTTACCCAAAGCTTGGCAGCACTCCCTGAGCGTCTGTGCTTTCCTCGCTGTCCTGATCTGACTGCGAGTCTCCTGTCTGCCTATTACACCGAGGCGCAGAGACACAATCCTAGGGCGGCGCTGTCAACACGCAATCATATGACGAAAGTGATAATAATGTGATAAGgattaaataaaaatcacatgtCCAAACTCCACGACATCAGAGCAGCGCCGCGGGACAGGGCGGTCGCTGCTAATCCATGCTATATTGTTTTATGTCTTGCTTAGTTATCCCATTGCACGTGTTCACTTGGGAGGCTAGGGTATAATGTTACCTTATAACGTTTTGCGCTATGGTTCTACAAAAATAGGAAtatggcgcacagccaagagaggAGGTCGCGAGACCAATCTAAAAAATATGACTTTATTGctccatattaaaaaaaacaaaaaacggaaGTGTagcaaccctcctacgcgtttcgtgcacgttgcactttatcaagggcTATTTTTTTAATTCATCTCGTGACCCACTTCCTTGGCTGTGCGCCATATTCCTATTTTTGTCTATCCTGATCAAACTGCTGGCAGCACGCTCAGCTAAAAGGAGACACAGGACAGGGGCACATCATTATGTGAGTATACTGTCTCATGATATACATTACATGGGGATCTCTTGTTATTATAGTGCTCCTGGGACTATCCCAGCAGGTTTTGAGGAACTCTTACCTTCACGGTATAGGTCTCTCTGTGGACCTCATACTTTTTGGAGAGTCACTATTGTTTATCTTTACGGATTATACATCACTGGCCTCATGCCCTGTGCCTCTGCATAGTATGAAGTGTGTTTACATTTACTGATCCGGCGCTGGAGCGCTTATATCACCACAAACCCCTTTTTCCGGTTCTCCCGGAGTTAACCCACGCACACGAAGCTATCCGGTGGATTTGGCACAGATTGTGAATTGCCTGAATTTTCACACAAAATGTGAGTATAACAATTGGAGTTATCGGTACATTTTTGAAATACCAGGATTTGCATATTACACTATTGgcgttttttctatatttttttttttacataacgcACACGGGGACGCCCCCCTCTCCCTTATCCTTTTTGCGCCATCGTGCCTATTACACTGCCCAGAAGACTCCCTGTGTATGGTTGTCTCCCTGTGTCCAGCCGTTCCCCTCTCcgacccccctctctcaccttctcccggCTCCGGCTCTGTTCCCTTGTACCTCCCCTCTGAGCGCGAATCCACCAGCTGGAAGCGTTTGCTGCTCATGTTCTTCTGAATGTCCTCGAAGTTCTTCACCATCGAGGGGTTCAGCACAGCCCGGAAAGTCTCCGGTTTCGGCGTGGCCGTCTCGGACGTGACCGGGAGCCCCTGCTTCAACCAGTTCTTAAACCCTCCGTCCAACACAGACACCTTATGGTGTCCGAAAACCTTCATCATCCACCAGACCCTCGGGGCGTAGAACATGCCCAAGTGATCTCCGTCATAGACCACCACATGGCTCTCGTTGTTGATGCCAAGGTTGCCCACGTACTCGGCAAAGTGCCCCTCGCTGGGCAGCATCTTTTCGTATGGAGACGCCTGATCTTTGCACTGGTCTATATCGAAGAATGACGCTCCCGGGATGTGCTTCTCGGCAAACTCCTTGCGGGCGTCTCTCTCGTCTGGCATGTACCACGAGGCGTCTAGGACCCGCAGGGCTGGCCCGGGGCGGCTGGCTTGCAGGGCTCCTGACAGCCACTTGGCAGTGACCATCGTCCGGCACAGCAGCTGGTGCACCATGGTTGCAGTGACTGGGGATGGAGATGTGGATGGAGGTTTTAAAGGGTGATGCGGGGAGGAGGGACGGGGAACAGGGGTGTTATCTCCTCTGCTGGACTTTTTCCTTGGGGCTGATCCAGACTTGTTGGTCAATCATTCTCTCcttagttttttttgtttaaacccTCTGATTCCGGAAGAGCGCGTTGCAGTCTCCTTtggcaggagttatagggagcggttatatggggtaataggaggagttatagggagcggttatatggggtaataggaggagttatagggagcggttatatggggtaataggaggaattatagggagcgattatatggggtaataggtggagttatagggagcggttatatggggtaataggaggagttatagggagcaggtatatggggtaataggaggaattatagggagcgattatatggggtaataggtggagttatagggagcggttatatggggtaataggtggagttatagggagcggttatatggggtaataggaggcgttatagggagaggttatatggggcaataggaggagttatagggagcggttatatggggtaataggaggagttatagggagcggttatatggggtaataggaggagttatagggagcaggtatatggggtaataggaggagttatagggagcggttatatggggtaataggaggagttatagggagcggttatatggggtaataggaggagttatagggagcggttatatgggataataggaggaattatagggagcggttatatggggtaataggaggagttatagggagcggttatatggggtaataggaggagttatagggagcggttatatggggtaataggaggagttatagggagcggttatatgggataataggaggagttatagggagcggttatatggggtaataggaggagttatagggagcggttatatggggcaataggagaagttatagggagcgtttatatgggataataggaggagttatagggagcggttatatggggtaatagggggagttatagggagcggttatatggggtaatagggggagttatagggagcggttatatggggtaatgatAGTAATTTGCATGTAGTGCTGCCATTTTTATCCCTCTTCTGCCAGGTCTGATTCAGCATAAACAATTGTGACCAACAGATCTGAATCAAATAAGAAACTTGACACCAAATATATTTCTTCCATTTTTGATCCAACAGTGAAAGAAATAAATGTTCCCCCCGTGGCTGAGCTGGGTGTGAGAGTTGCGTTCCCCCCGTGGCTGAGCTGGGCGTGAGAGTTACGTTCCCCCCGTGGCTGAGCTGGGCGTGAGAGTTACGTTCCCCCCGTGGCTGAGCTGGGCGTGAGAGTTACGTTCCCCCCGTGGCTGAGCTGGGTGTGAGAGTTACGTTCCCCCCGTGGCTGAGCTGGGCGTGAGAGTTACGTTCCCCCCGTGGCTGAGCTGGGCGCGAGAGTTGCGTTCCCCCCGTGGCTGAGCTGGGTGTGAGAGTTACGTTCCCCCCGTGGCTGAGCTGGGTGTGAGAGTTACGTTCCCCCCGTGGCTGAGCTGGGCGCGAGAGTTGCGTTCCCCCCGTGGCTGAGCTGGGTGTGAGAGTTACGTTCCCCCCGTGGCTGAGCTGGGTGTGAGAGTTACGTTCCCCCCGTGGCTGAGCTGGGCGTGAGAGTTACGTTCCCCCCGTGGCTGAGCTGGGCGTGAGAGTTACGTTCCCCCCGTGGCTGAGCTGGGCGTGAGAGTTGCGTTCCCCCCGTGGCTGAGCTGGGCGTGAGAGTTACGTTCCCCCCGTGGCTGAGCTGGGCGCGAGAGTTGCGTTCCCCCCGTGGCTGAGCTGGGCGTGAGAGTTACGTTCCCCCCGTGGCTGAGCTGGGCGTGAGAGTTACGTTCCCCCCGTGGCTGAGCTGGGCGCGAGAGTTGCGTTCCCCCCGTGGCTGAGCTGGGCGTGAGAGTTACGTTCCCCCCGTGGCTGAGCTGGGCGTGAGAGTTACGTTCCCCCCGTGGCTGAGCTGGGCGTGAGAGTTACGTTCCCCCCGTGGCTGAGCTGGGCGTGAGAGTTACGTTCCCCCCGTGGCTGAGCTGGGCGTGAGAGTTACGTTCCCCCCGTGGCTGAGCTGGGCGTGAGAGTTACGTTCCCCCCGTGGCTGAGCTGGGCGTGAGAGTTGCGTTCCCCCCGTGGCTGAGCTGGGCGTGAGAGTTACGTTCCCCCCGTGGCTGAGCTGGGCGTGAGAGTTACGTTCCCCCCGTGGCTGAGCTGGGCGCGAGAGTTGCGTTGCCCCCGTGGCTGAGCTGGGCGTGAGAGTTACGTTCCCCCCGTGGCTGAGCTGGGCGCGAGAGTTGCGTTCCCCCCGTGGCTGAGCTGGGCGCGAGAGTTGCGTTCCCCCCGTGGCTGAGCTGGGCGTGAGAGTTACGTTCCCCCCGTGGCTGAGCTGGGCGCGAGAGTTGCGTTCCCCCCGTGGCTGAGCTGGGCGCGAGAGTTGCGTTCCCCCCGTGGCTGAGCTGGGCGCGAGAGCTGCGTTCCCCCCGTGGCTGAGCTGGGCGCGAGAGTTGCGTTCCCCCCGTGGCTGAGCTGGGCGTGAGAGTTGCGTTCCCCCCGTGGCTGAGCTGGGCGTGAGAGTTACGTTCCCCCCGTGGCTGAGCTGGGCGTGAGAGTTACGTTCCCCCCGTGGCTGAGCTGGGCGTGAGAGTTGCGTTCCCCCCGTGGCTGAGCTGGGCGTGAGAGTTACGTTCCCCCCGTGGCTGAGCTGGGCGTGAGTTACGTTCCCCCCGTGGCTGAGCTGGGCGTGAGAGTTACGTTCCCCCCGTGGCTGAGCTGGGCGTGAGAGTTACGTTCCCCCCGTGGCTGAGCTGGGCGTGAGAGTTACGTTCCCCCCGTGGCTGAGCTGGGCGTGAGAGTTACGTTCCCCCCGTGGCTGAGCTGGGCGTGAGAGTTACGTTCCCCCCGTGGCTGAGCTGGGCGTGAGAGTTACGTTCCCCCCGTGGCTGAGCTGGGCGTGAGAGTTACGTTCCCCCCGTGGCTGAGCTGGGCGTGAGAGTTACGTTCCCCCCGTGGCTGAGCTGGGCGTGAGAGTTACGTTCCCCCCGTGGCTGAGCTGGGTGTGAGCGTTACGTTCCCCCCGTGGCTGAGCTGGGTGTGAGCGTTACGTTCCCCCCGTGGCTGAGCTGGGTGTGAGCGTTACGTTCCCCCCGTGGCTGAGCTGGGTGTGAGCGTTACGTTTCCCCCGTGGCTGAGCTGGATGTGAGAGTTACGTTCCCCTCGTGGCTGAGCTGGATGTGAGAGTTACGTTCCCCCCGTGGCTGAGCTGGATGTGAGAGTTACGTTCCCCCCGTGGCTGAGCTGGATGTGAGAGTTACGTTCCCCCCGTGGCTGAGCTGGGTGTGAGAGTTACGTTCCCCCCGTGGCTGAGCTGGATGTGAGAGTTACGTTCCCCCCGTGGCTGAGCTGGGTGTGAGAGTTACGTTCCCCCCGTGGCTGAGCTGGGTGTGAGAGTTACGTTCCCCCCGTGGCTGAGCTGGGTGTGAGCGTTACGTTCCCCCCGTGGCTGAGCTGGATGTGAGAGTTACGTTCCCCCGTGGCTGAGCTGGGTGTGAGAGTTGCGTTCCCCCCGTGGCTGAGCTGGATGTGAGAGTTACGTTCCCCCCGTGGCTGAGCTGGGTGTGAGAGTTACGTTCCCCCCGTGGCTGAGCTGGATGTGAGAGTTACGTTTCCCCCGTGGCTGAGCTGGGTGTGAGAGTTACGTTCCCCCCGTGGCTGAGCTGGGTGTGAGAGTTACGTTCCCCCCGTGGCTGAGCTGGATGTGAGAGTTACGTTCCCCCCGTGGCTGAGCTGGATGTGAGAGTTACGTTCCCCCCGTGGCTGAGCTGGATGTGAGAGTTACGTTCCCCCCGTGGCTGAGCTGGATGTGAGAGTTACGTTCCCCCCGTGGCTGAGCTGGATGTGAGAGTTACGTTCCCCCCGTGGCTGAGCTGGGTGTGAGAGTTGCGTTCCCCCCGTGGCTGAGCTGGATGTGAGAGTTGCGTTCCCCCCGTGGCTGAGCTGGATGTGAGAGTTACGTTCCCCCCGTGGCTGAGCTGGATGTGAGAGTTACGTTCCCCTCGTGGCTGAGCTGGATGTGAGAGTTACGTTCCCCCCGTGGCTGAGCTGGGTGTGAGAGTTACGTTCCCCCCGTGGCTGAGCTGGGTGTGAGAGTTACGTTCCCCCCGTGGCTGAGCTGGATGTGAGAGTTACGTTTCCCCCGTGGCTGAGCTGGGTGTGAGAGTTACGTTCCCCCCGTGGCTGAGCTGGGTGTGAGAGTTACGTTCCCCCCGTGGCTGAGCTGGGTGTGAGAGTTACGTTCCCCCCGTGGCTGAGCTGGGTGTGAGAGTTACGTTCCCCCCGTGGCTGAGCTGGGTGTGAGAGTTACGTTCCCCCCGTGGCTGAGCTGGGTGTGAGAGTTACGTTCCCCCCGTGGCTGAGCTGGGTGTGAGAGTTACGTTCCCCCCGTGGCTGAGCTGGGTGTGAGAGTTACGTTCCCCCCGTGGCTGAGCTGGGTGTGAGAGTTACGTTCCCCCCGTGGCTGAGCTGGGTGTGAGAGTTACGTTCCCCCCGTGGCTGAGCTGGGTGCGAGAGTTACGTTCCCCCCGTGGCTGAGCTGGGTGCGAGAGTTACGTTCCCCCCCGTGGCTGAGCTGGGTGCGAGAGTTACGTTCCCCCCGTGGCTGAGCTGGATGTGAGAGTTACGTTCCCCCCGTGGCTGAGCTGGGTGTGAGAGTTACGTTCCCCCCGTGGCTGAGCTGGATGTGAGAGTTACTCCCCCCGTGGCTGAGCTGGGCGTGAGAGTTACGTTCCCCCCGTGGCTGAGCTGGATGTGAGAGTTACTCATTCTCTTATTAATCCCGAATCTCAGAAGGTTAAAGTTTTCTCTGGATAAAGGTAGAGGTGTGGGCCGGGCACAGCGAGGGGCAGACAGGCGAGTGGGGGGAATATCAGAGGGGccccagaatcacacacacacacacacacacacacgtgcagaggggtaataccggtacacacacgtgcagaggggtaataccggtacacacacgtgcagaggggtaataccggtacacacacgtgcagaggggtaataccggtacacacacgtgcagaggggtaataccggtacacacactTGCAGTGgggtaatgccggtatacacatacacacgcagaggggtaataccggtacacacacgTGCAGacgggtaataccggtatacacacacacacacagtgaggggcAGACAGGCGAGCTGGCGAAATATCAGCGGGGCCCCAGAACCACACACGCGCgtgcagaggggtaataccggtatacacacacgtgcagaggggtaataccggtatacacacacacgtgcagaggggtaataccggtacacacacacgtgcagaggggtaataccggtatacacacacacgtgcagaggggtaataccggtacacacacacgtgcagaggggtaataccggtatacacacacacacacacgtgcagaggggtaatactggtatacacacacacacacacacacacacacgtgcagaggggtaataccggtatacacacacacgtgcagaggggtaataccggtatacacacacacacacacgtgcagaggggtaataccggtatacacacacacacgtgcagaggggtaataccggtatacacacacacacgtgcagaggggtaataccggtatacacacacgtgcagaggggtaattccggtatacacacacgtgcagaggggtaataccggtatacacacacacgtgcagaggggtaataccggtatacacacacgtgcagaggggtaataccggtatacacacacgtgcagaggggtaataccggtatacacacacgtgcagaggggtaataccggtatacacacacgtgcagaggggtaataccggtatacacacacgtgcagaggggtaataccggtatacacacacgtgcagaggggtaataccggtatacacacacgtgcagaggggtaataccggtatacacacacgtgcagaggggtaataccggtatacacacacgtgcagaggggtaataccggtatacacacacgtgcagaggggtaataccggtatacacacacacacgcgtgcagAGGgataatacccgtatacacacacacgtgcagaggggtaataccggtatacacacacacgtgcagaggggtaataccggtatacacacacgtgtagaggggtaataccggtatacacacacgcgtgCAGAgggataataccggtatacacacacacgtgcagaggggtaataccggtacacacacacgtgcagagGGGTAATACCAGTACACACACgtgcagaggggtaataccggtatacacacacgtgcagaggggtaataccggtatacacacacgtgcagaggggtaataccggtatacacacacgtgcagaggggtaataccggtatacacacacgtgcagaggggtaataccggtatacacacatgtacagaggggtaataccggtataaacacacacacacgcagaggggtaataccggtataaacacacacacgtgcagaggggtaataccggtatacacacacacagtgttcaaAGGACAGtcaggttcaatactggacacatggTAACCCAccgtgtatctgagtcagtctgctgtgtgtgtatgcatgcgtatCTGAGTCAGTCAGTCTGCTGTGTATAGCAGCGTGTGtttatctgagtcagtctgctgtgtgtgtgtatgcgtgcgtgtgtatctgagtcagtctgctatGTATAGCAGCGTGTTtttatctgagtcagtctgctgtgtgtgtgtgtgtgtgtgtgtgtgtatgcatgcatgcatatctgagtcagtctgctgtgtgtgtgtatgcatgcatgcatatctgagtcagtctgctgtgtgtgtatgcatgcatatctgagtcagtctgctgtgtgtgtgtgtatgcatgcatgcatatctgagtc from Ascaphus truei isolate aAscTru1 chromosome 17, aAscTru1.hap1, whole genome shotgun sequence carries:
- the TST gene encoding thiosulfate sulfurtransferase → MVHQLLCRTMVTAKWLSGALQASRPGPALRVLDASWYMPDERDARKEFAEKHIPGASFFDIDQCKDQASPYEKMLPSEGHFAEYVGNLGINNESHVVVYDGDHLGMFYAPRVWWMMKVFGHHKVSVLDGGFKNWLKQGLPVTSETATPKPETFRAVLNPSMVKNFEDIQKNMSSKRFQLVDSRSEGRYKGTEPEPGEGIDPGHIPGSVNLPFTSLLTEEGYQKSHDEIRHLFQEKGIDLTKPLTVTCRRGVTACHIALAAFLLGKEDTAIYDGSWAEWFYRAKPEHKISQWRSNKG